In the genome of Geotrypetes seraphini chromosome 14, aGeoSer1.1, whole genome shotgun sequence, one region contains:
- the UNC45A gene encoding protein unc-45 homolog A has product MATLEDTTGYLREEGNTFFKSGDYKAAVACYTKAINFSKDRMDRAVLYRNRAACYLKLEDYSKAEADATQAVEVDGGDVKALFRRGQALEKLGQLEKASTDLQRCLSLEPKNKVFQEAVRNLGVQIQEKVRLMSTTDSRVEQMFQILLNPEEKDTEKQQKAAQNLIVLARDDAGAEKIFQNDGVHLLLCLLDTGKTDTILAALRTLAGLCSGHQSRVSVHTNTVHWLEILQALLLSQNVEVQYRGAVIVMNMVAADQEVAAKLMESEMLEILCVLSKDDVDEKKRPVTDAAKECLAKAVEYGLIQANVNDK; this is encoded by the exons GACACCACAGGGTACCTGCGAGAAGAGgggaatacattttttaaatctgGAGATTACAAAGCAGCAGTGGCCTGTTACACCAAAGCCATCAACTTTTCTAAAGACAGGATGGACAGAGCAGTTCTGTACCGGAACCGGGCTGCTTGCTATCTTAAGCTG GAGGATTATTCCAAAGCAGAAGCTGATGCTACCCAAG CAGTCGAAGTGGATGGTGGTGATGTAAAGGCGCTGTTTCGCCGCGGCCAGgcgctagagaagctggggcagTTGGAAAAGGCAAGCACTGACCTTCAGAGGTGTCTTTCTCTGGAGCCAAAAAACAAGGTGTTTCAGGAGGCAGTTCGCAACCTTGGAGTACAGATCCAGGAGAAG GTCCGGCTTATGTCCACTACAGATTCCCGTGTGGAGCAGATGTTTCAGATCCTTCTTAACCCAGAagaaaaagatacagagaagcaGCAGAAG GCAGCTCAGAACCTAATTGTCCTGGCCAGGGATGATGCTGGAGCAGAGAAGATTTTCCAGAATGACGGTGTACATCTCCTTTTGTGCTTGCTGGACACAGGAAAGACTGATACGATATTAGCAGCTCTGCGTACACTTGCTGGCCTTTGTTCTGGTCATCAGTCCCGGGTAAGTGTTCATACTAAT ACTGTTCACTGGCTGGAGATCTTGCAAGCTCTGCTCCTGAGTCAAAATGTGGAGGTGCAGTACCGCGGAGCAGTGATTGTGATGAACATGGTGGCAGCAGATCAGGAGGTGGCTGCCAAGCTGATGGAAAGTGAAATGTTGGAGATCCTGTGTGTGCTCTCCAAGGACGACGTGGATGAGAAAAAGCGCCCGGTGACCGATGCTGCGAAGGAGTGTCTCGCAAAAGCTGTAGAGTATGGACTAATCCAAGCCAATGTGAATGACAAGTGA